The window tatattatgggatggaagGGGTACATGTTTACTGAGGATTACCATTTTCATGCGTATTTGTGTACTAATGCAGTTATTCATGCTGTTTTGTCGTTGTTATGATGTCTTGCATCTAATCCTTGCTTTGCCATACACCAGTGAGGTCACATATGAGTTACCTTCACCCTGTTATATATCCCACTTCAACCTGTTTGTGTGGTTGGTTTATATGGAATTCTTTCAGAAAGTTCAGACAAGACCTGATGGAATAACGCTATTTGAAAATCATATTAGTCCAGAGTTGCAAATGGCTAGCAAAATGATATATGAATATTCTTAGCTTTTTTTAGGCAAATGAATATATTCTTAGCTGATGTATTACATGCCATTTAACAGGTGATGGGCCGCAGTGAGAAAGAAAAAGCACTGTCATCCAAAGGCCGGCCATTTTCGATTCGCCGGAGTGTGGGTTCGTGCAACACACTGTTCTCGTATTGATTGATCTGAGTGTTACAAGATATACATGAGTGCCTTAACTAACTCACGCCAAAATAGGCCAAGGACTAGCGCTAGACTATGTAGAGAATACACGTTCGCTAACACCCCGCCGCAGTCGAGTCGTCGCTGCCTTGCAAGACGCAAAGACCGGACAGGAAAGACTGAAATGCAGATGTCGGTAAACCCTTAGTCATGATGTCGGCTAGCTGCTGTGTAGTAGGCACATGTACAATGCGAAACTCGCCGAGGGCCACCTTCTCCCTGACAAAATGAATGTCCAACTCGATGTGTTTTGTCCTCTCTGATGATGCACGGGATTAGTGGACATGTACACAGCGGATATGTTGTCACATAACACAACGGTGACCTTCGGTAGAGGGCACCCAAGCTCACCAAGAAGTTGTCGGAGCCACACGCAGTCGGCGACGGCGTTGGCGACAGCACGATACTCTGCTTCCACACTGGAGCGAGAGACTGTAGCTTGCCGCTTAGTGGACCACCTGATGAGCGTGTTGCCGAGATAAACACAATACCCCGATGTAGATCGTCGAGTGTCCGGGCACCCGGCCCAGTCCTCATCCGAGTAGGCGACAATGTCGGTCGATGGTGATGCCTGTAGGAGAGGCCCATATGTAGAGGTGCCACGAACATACCGCAAGATCCGCTTGATGATGGAGAGATGACAGTCGCGAGGATCATGCATATGCAAGCACGCCTGCTGCACGGCGTATGCCAAGTCTGGGCGAGTCATAGTGAGGTATTGCAGGCCACCCGCAAGGTTGCAATACTCAGAGGGATCACAGACAGGTGAtccggcgtcggcggcgagctaGGGCGACGTGTCGACCGGAGTGGAGACGGGACAGCACTGCGACATGCCGGCCCGTTGAAGAAGTTCCTCGGCGTATTGAGCTTGGTTGAGGAAGAACCCACGCGAGGTGCATTGTACGCGGATGCCAAAGAAGTCGTGAAGAGCGCCCATGTCCGTCATCGCAAACTCTCGCTGTAGCTGACCGACGACAGTGTGAAGAAGAGTCGTCGATGAAGCTGCGAGGACAATGACGTTGACGTACAACCACAGGTAGGCAGCATCATCGCCCCGCCGGAGGATGAACAACGAGGCGTCTGAGTGCGAGGCAGTGAACCCGATCATGGCGGCGAAGCGAGGGAAGCAAGCCCATGGGGGCTGCTAGAGACCCTACAGGGACTTGGAAAGACGGTAGACATGATCGCTGCGAGTGTCGTCGACGAATCTAGCGGGTTGATGGCAGTAGACCTGCTCATCGAGAACGCCGTGAAGGAAGGCGTTCTTCACGTCAAGCTGGTGCATGGGCCAACCACATGAGCACGCCAAGGTAAGCACTGTCCGAATCGTCGCCGGCTTGACCACCGGAGAGAAGGTGTCACCAAAATCAATGCTCGGGCGTTGAGCGAAGCCACGGACTGGGCTTTATAGCGTTCGAGCGAGCCATCGGCCGGAAAACCCATGTTTGTACTGGGCAGACGAGGCACGAGTGTCCACGTGGAGTTAGACATGAGAGCATCGTACTCACTTAATTTGCAGAGGTGGAGCAACCCTGAACTTGGCTAGCCACCGATCGTGGAATGGGAGAGATCACGGACGCGTGAAGATTGGTGTAACGTGGGTTGGGATGAAAAATCCCGTGCCGCGCACGCGTCATCATCGGATGAGGTAGGCGCGCGCGGGAGAGTTGGGCGTGTGGTTGGGAGTTGATGGAGCGGGGCGGGGAAGTGGTGGATGGCTGGGACGTGGGAGTGGGTTGGGAGCGGGACGCGGTGTGCATGGGCGATCCGAGAGGCGTGGGCTGCATGGAAGCCACAAGTGGCGAGCCGTGAGGCGTCAGTTGGGGCGGCGTCCATGCAGGAGGTACGTGAGGCAGATTAGGTGGATCTGCGGCTGATTCCGGTGATTCAGGAGAGGATTGGGATAAAGTTTTGAAAGGGAAAATGCTCTCCAGTCTCCACGAACGTAACGTGCCGAGAGAAGAGGATTCGCCGGGTCAGAGGGTTGTAACAGCGATAGCCCTTTCGCTCGTCCGGGTATCCCAAAAAAACGCAAGCCACCGATCGTGGCTAGTATGTTGGGATAACAAAGGCAACCAGCCGAACACACGCAAGTGACGGAAACCTGGCGTGGCCAAAGAGAAGGTCGTGCGGCGTGGTGAGAAGATTTGGTTTGCACGGGTGCCGGTTGATCAAGTACGTGGACGTGGATACCACGTCGAATGGAATCATCATTTTGGTGCAAACGAAAACTTGGTTCGACCTGGTGGTTCGGTTGCCGCTAGAACTTGGAAAACTTTGTGGTGTTCGGACGTTTCAGCAAAAGTGAAAATCTTTGCATGGAAAAGTTTGCTTGGTGTTCTTCCTTGTTATGGGGTACTAGCGAATAGACACATCATAACATCGAGTCAATGCCCCAGGTGCCCTCTGGAGTGTGAAGATATCAAGCACACCTCATTTGGCTGCAGGTTTGCAAAAGAAATATGGTGTAAGTTGGGACTGCTCAAGATGGTTGAAACAATCATGGTTGTCGGTCGTTCAGGAGGATTGATTCTGGAGGAGCTGCTACATGCTAAGGACCTAGTACCACCAACACATGATGTGAATAACATAAAAGAGCTTATTCTGATAGCGGCTTGGTACATCTGGTGGCGTAGACGGCAACATGTGTTTAGAGAAGAATCAAGTCCAGCAGATATTGCAACAATGTCCATCCAAGTAATCACTATGAATAATATAAGAGCATGTAGGAAAAAtgtagagaagaagaagagtgtTTGGAAGAAACCAAGCGAAGGGTTTGTCTGCATCAATGTAGATGCAGCTTTTGATGTAGAATCTTCTACTGGAGGTATTGGAGCGGTGGCCAGGGATGATATGGGACGGTTTCTAGCTGCGTGAAATGAAGAAGTATTTTATGTTGTTGATGCGGCTACAACAGAAGCGCTATCTATTCGACGTGGAATCGCTTTGGCAAATGAGATGGGCTATAACAAAATTGTTATTCAGTCTGATTGCTTGGAGGCCACTGAAACTATGCATGCTGGAGGATTCTCGTCGACGGTAGCTGCTCCGTTCTATGAGGACATTTGTATACAGGCTACTACTCTTAGTAGAGTTGAGTATTCATTCTGTAATAGGGATGCCAATTTTGTTGCTCATAGCCTAGCTACGGAGGCTAATCACAATCACAATGTTTGGGTTGATGAACCTCCTAGTTTTATCATTTCTTTGCTTGTGGATGATGTAACAACTATTTGAAAGCAATAAAGTGAGCCATGATGGCATTCCCTAAAAAAAAAGTACATGGACGTGGAAAGGGCTTCGGCCCATCAGCGATGAGGGAGTAAagtcttttttttcctttttctttttttgagaatGACGAGCCCCAAATTATACAGGAGAATGATTACGGTCATACAACCAAACCTCCTGTACCCTACTTGGTACAGCTCCAATCATCTTGAAGTCCCCATGATCTTTTGCTTCCATCGCCAGGTTgtgcgcgaacttgttcctttcCCTGCTGATCCAGTTGACTTGCCAGGATACGAAGTGCCCCAAGCACTCACGTATATCTCTGATAATCGGAAAACAGTGGGCTCGGTTTGTGGCTTGCGGAGTAAAGTCTATTTTAAACCTTGTATTTGTAGAGATGGTCGGAATCGAACCCTGAACTTCAAACCCCTGAAGTCGACACCCTGTATTCGTTGATCCCGGCCAATTTCAACCCTAAACCTATTTGTCGCGTTGGGAAAAGGACAATCCCGACCATAATAACCTACTTCTCTCACTGCCTATTGGGACAACGCCGATCTTTGGCCTCAGCCTCGCAACAGATCCATCTGCCTACATCACGGACAACGCGTGCACCTCTGGATCACCAGCGCCGGGAATGGTAGCTAGC is drawn from Aegilops tauschii subsp. strangulata cultivar AL8/78 chromosome 1, Aet v6.0, whole genome shotgun sequence and contains these coding sequences:
- the LOC141039162 gene encoding secreted RxLR effector protein 161-like; this translates as MTRPDLAYAVQQACLHMHDPRDCHLSIIKRILRYVRGTSTYGPLLQASPSTDIVAYSDEDWAGCPDTRRSTSGYCVYLGNTLIRWSTKRQATVSRSSVEAEYRAVANAVADCVWLRQLLERTKHIELDIHFVREKVALGEFRIVHVPTTQQLADIMTKGLPTSAFQSFLSGLCVLQGSDDSTAAGC